CGCACGCGTTTGTGTGCGATCTGGTTACGGTGGGCGAGGATTGCTTCATCGGCCACGGCGTCATGTTCATCAACGATTGGTTCCGCACCGGCCGCCCGGCGCGTAATCGCCCCGACCTGTGGGTGCCGACGGTGATCGGCAACCGTGTCAGCATCGGTTCTAACGCGACTGTGCTGCCGGTTACGATTTGCGACGACGTTGCCATCGGTGCCGGTTCGGTGGTGGCTAACGACATCGATAAGCCCGGCATTTACCTCGGCAGTCCGGCGCGCTACGTCCGCCCGTTCGATCCCGAGCCGCCGCAAAAGGATTGAGAATGGCCAAGCCGCTGACGCGCCTGTTGCGCAAGCTGTGCAACGCCATGGGCTACGATCTGTTGCGCCTGCAGAAGACG
This window of the Rhodospirillales bacterium genome carries:
- a CDS encoding N-acetyltransferase: MSATPTFRDVGIVDVEFGRNVTVVRPANLYGCRIGDDCFIGPFVEIQKGAVIGARTRVQSHAFVCDLVTVGEDCFIGHGVMFINDWFRTGRPARNRPDLWVPTVIGNRVSIGSNATVLPVTICDDVAIGAGSVVANDIDKPGIYLGSPARYVRPFDPEPPQKD